A segment of the Siphonobacter curvatus genome:
TGGGACAAGAGCCTGTATTTGCCAATTCTCGATCCGTCGTTACAAACGCCAATATTTGGAAAGCTTTTCTGCAAAATGAAGGATATTTTCACTCTGAAGTAGCAGGAAAGCTGGAAGAAAAGGGTTATAAAGCGAAAGGGATCTATCAGGTACGAGTTCATCGCCGCTATACGCTTGACTCGGTACGTTTCATTACGGATACTGCTTGGGTAGGCAAAGATTTTAAACTATCCCAAGAGAAAACTTTGTTAAAACCTCCGGTACCATATCGTCTGGATAATTTAAAGCTGGAACGTGAGCGAATTTCGCAAGAAATGAAGCGAAAAGGGTACTACTATTTCAGTCCTGAGTATGTAGCAATTTTAGGGGATACAAATACCAATAATTACAAAGCTAAACTTTATCTGGCCTTGAAGCCAGAAATGCCTGAGGCGGCGGCCCGACAATATTATATTCGAAATGTCTATATTTATCCTAATTATACACTTAATAATGCGGTACAGGATACCAATCGGCGAGAGGCTTTTCGTACCACTGCGGGCTTTCAGGTAGTAGATTCTTCTAGGACCTACGATGAACGGCTATTCCATAATGTTATTGGATTTAAGCCAGGACGACGGTATAATAGCCGTGTTCAGGACATCACATTATCGCGACTTATTAACTTAGGAACCTTTAAGTTTGTGCGTAACCGTTTTGCTCCTGATACCCAGGGGGATTCGACAGTACTGGATGTTCACTACTATCTGACGCCTTATCCTAAAAAATCGCTGCGAGCTGAAATCGCAGGTACTTCTAAGTCCAACAGTTTAGCTGGTTCCCAATTGACGCTGAGTTGGCGAAACCGCAACTTTTTCAAACGGGCTGAATTATTGACCATCAATGCTACGGGTGGGATAGAGGCTCAGCTGGGGGCTGGGGGCCAAGGGGTGTCTAACTTCAGTTACGGGCTGAATGCTACCCTTACGTTTCCTCGACTGGTTAGCCCTATTGCCATTGACTATGACCGCCGACAGGTGCTACCTAAAACCAACCTTACGTTAGGTTATCAGGCAATTGTGCGTCGACAGTTTTACCGTTTGAATTCATTCACTGGATCCTTTGGTTACGCCTTCCGGGGCAGTAGCAAAGTAGAACATACGCTTATTCCCTTAAGTCTGACTTACGTATACGTTCCTACGAATAGTCTGGGGGATTTATATTACGAAGCCATCACTGACCCTACGCTTGCAGCACAGTACATTGCCATTGTACAAAATCAGCAACTTATTCCTAGTAGCTTGTATACCTTGCACTTCAACTCTTCGCCCCAGAGTCAGGCCCGCTATTCACAGCAGTTAATTTTCAATTTTGAACCGGCGGGTAACTTAGCAGGATTGCTTTTTAAAGACGGTAATGGAGATGGTCAAAAGAAAGTATTTGATGTAGCTTTCTCTCAATACGTTCGGGCAGATATGGATACCCGTCACTACTTGCGGCTCACCTCTTCTACAACCTGGGCATCCCGCGTATTCGCTGGAGCGGGGATTCCCTATGGCAACTCCTCAAGCCTGCCTTTTGTGAAACAATATTTTGTGGGGGGGAGTACGAGTATTCGGGCTTTTCGTCCACGGGGTATTGGCCCGGGTCGGTATCTTCGACCTGCTGGCCGGACTATTCTGCTGCAAGATGGGGGGGGAGATATTAAACTAGAAGCCAATACTGAGTTACGGACCAAATTCAACAAGTTTTTGCAAGGAGCTTTATTTGTTGATGCCGGGAATGTCTGGACGTATAAAGATCCCACGTTGTACGGAGAAACGGCTGTTTTCTCTAAAGACTTCCTCAAAGAAGTGGCTATTGGGGCTGGAATCGGCTTACGCCTGGACGTAACCTATTTCGTACTGCGTTTTGATTTGGCTACGCCGCTGCGAAATCCTGCCTTGGCCGAAAATGAACGCTGGGTACTTGATAAAATCAATTTTCGGGATCGTGACTGGCGGAAAGACAACCTGATTTTAAATATTGCCGTCGGTTATCCCTTCTAAGTTTTTAAGACGTCCCGAAGCAATTCGGGACGTTTTTTTATAGAGGCATTACCATCGCTACGCCGTATGCTGATCCGGAATAGTAGGGCATCAGGGCCATGTTTTTCTGCCGAAATAGTTTTCGTAATATCTTCCGTTGAATCCAGGGATAAATGTGGTAGACGCCTTCCGTTGCTGCGATACTAAGTCCCGCACTGAAAAGGACATCCGCTAGCCAGTGTTCGTTATTGATCACGCGTAAAGAGGCTACGCCCGTAGCTACGCCGTAACCGCCGATACTGTACCAAATGCTTCGTTCGCCATACTCTTTCGCTAGAACGGCCGCCCCCGTAAAGGCAAACGTGGTATGACCGGAGGGAAAGGAAAGGTTATCTTCTCCATTCGGACGAGGATAACGTACCAGATGTTTCATGCCCTGCGTAACACTCTGAGCAACCCCCTGGGATAGTACCATCAGAATCAACTGATCCTTCAGAGCATGTTTCCCCTTTACACCTAAAGCCCCCAAACCCAAAGGAACCAACGTAGGAACGTATTGCAGGTAATCGTCAGCGGGCGTATGAAAGTTGGGGAATGCTGAGCGTACCTCTCGTCGCACCTCCCGACTGATCGCTCCCTGCGTTACCAGTCCGGCCGTCATCAGCGTCACCGGTGCTATAAACGATTTCCAGACGGGTTTTTTGCGAGCGGTAGAGTCAATTTGAGCATATACGCCCGTGTGTAAACCTAGGTACAGGCAAAGCAAAAGTAGCAAACGCAGCATACAGCGGGGGTTGGTTAAGGGAAATCCGTTTACTGCTCGGCTTGAGCCTGGGACATCAGAATGAGGCAGAAAACCGAATAATTAATCATATCCCGGTAGTTGGCATCCACGCCTTCAGAGACGAGTGTTTGTCCACCTAAGTCTTCAATTTGTTTGGTACGCAGCAATTTCATTAGAATAATGTCGGTCATGGAAGCGACCCGCATCATCCGCCAGGCTTCACCGTAATCGTGATTTTTATCGAGTAACAGATGAATGGTTTCGTTTACTTCCTGATCGTACAGGGCCGAGAGTTCGTCCGTTGGAATTTCCATGCGAGGGTCATCCGCCAGACGAAGCTGAATGAGAGCCATGAGGCAGTAGTTGATGATTCCGATAAACTCAGGCGTAATGCCTTCGCCTACCCGCGAAACGCCCGTTTCCTGCAATTGCCGGATTCGTTGAGCTTTGATGTAAATCTGATCCGTCAGACTCGGCAGCCGTAGAATACGCCAAGCCGTACCGTAATCGCGGTTTTTCTTCAAAAAAAGGTCTTTACACGTAGCGACAACGTGCCGATATTCTACTTCCGTCTGAGTCATGAGCATACACAAATAAAAGAATAAACAACAAAGGTGCGGGGCACTTAGCGTTTTCGCAACAAATGATACAGGTTGTTTCCGAAGATCAATGCCAATAAAGTAACCGCCAGCCAGTAAGCCCAGTCCCAATGGATGGCAAAAAGACGGATGAATTGCAAGTCTTCCTTATTGAGAGGATTCAGATCGGCTGAGGCGGTATCAAGAATGGTATCAAAATCGGAGAGGTGGTAGTGGAGAATTCCTAAAGCAACCAGACTAAGTCCTGACAAAAGCAGGCTACCCAGCGGAGCCATGCGTTTGGGAGCCCAGGAAACGCCTAATCCTAAAGCACAACAGAGGATGACCGCGGCCGCGGCGGGTTGCATCGGAACACGGCGGGACTGCGTCAGAGCAGCGTTTCCGTTCTGACCAAATTCTTCAATGTCGGCACTGCTCAGGCCTTCCGTCCACTTGGGAATAACGGGATCTGGCTTTCCTCCTTTCACCAGTGTCCAGCCCGAAATAATAGCCACGGGTTCATCGTTGCAACTGATGGTCATGAAATTGAAAAAGAAACAGAGCAGTACAAGAAGGAATCCACTGGAACTGAAAAGCTTTAGTACTGATTGGGATGAAAACATACAAATGGAGGAGGAAATTGAAAAACAAAGTTCGCGATCCGGAGGGCCTATAGTCAATAGAAACGTTCTTTGTATCGTTTTAATTTCATCTCATTTATTCATAATTACCCACCGGAAGTTCCGGAACTTTACCTTGCTATGCAAGCAACTACTTTTTGGCGTGCCTGGCCCCGGTCGTACCAGAGGCTATTTTATGTAAGTCTTTTTGTATTCATCGCCGGATTGCTCGGATGGACTTTCTTTGCCTTTCAGGGCGTTGATTCGGTTATTCACTGGGACGTATTGAGCGAACTCGGCGAGATGCCCTTTGTTCTCGATCAGTTTCAGGCCGGAGGCTCGTCCTTTCAAATTCCGGCAACGGCCTACGCCCTGACCGAACAGTTTGTGGCCTCGCCCATGTCGGTACTGCATCCCGTAAATGACTGGATTTGCCTAGCTTTAGCCCTGCTGGGCTGTGTACTGGCCTTGGCCGCCAGTACGGCTTTGCCACGTCTGTGGTATTTCGGAGCTACTACGGTTTTAATTATACTCCTCAGTACACTGCAACTGGATGCCGTTTGGGGCCGGACGGACCGTTTGGTTACCATTCTAGTCGTAGCACCTTTAATAGGACTAAGTTTCTATTTTCAGGCCTTTCGTACCTACGCCAGTCTAAGCGTACGCGTAGTAGCCTTTGCCGTGCTGGTTGCCCTTATACTGACTCTGTTCTGCACGGTAGGAAAAGCGATACCGGCTGATCTACTGGCCTTTAGCTATCCTGCCGGGATAGTACTGGTGGTGGCGTTTTCGTTCTGGGTGTCCTTCGAAATTATGATTGGGCTGGTCTGGTTAGCTACGAGTCAGTCGGGTCGCAATAGCCTGCCTAACTTTGCTTTTCTTACTCTTTTTTACCTGGGGAACCTGCTCCTGACCCAGCTGCACAACACAAAAATGATCGACTGGAATCTGTTGTACGTGAATCCATTCGTAGTCTTTGGGATTTCAGCGATTCTGGGGATCTGGGGACAAAAGAAACGCGATGATCAGGAGGCCGCTTCCTGGCCCTATGCTCCGCAGGGATCGCTGCTGTACCTGGGACTGGCCGCCGTCAGCTTCTCCGTACTCGCGTACGTAAACAGTACCGCCAATGATCCGGCCATTGAAGCCCTGGAGGACGCGATCAGCTATACGCACCTGACGGGCGGTGGTTTGTTCTTCTTTTACGTGTTTTTCAATTTTGGAACGCTCATGCGGGATGGTAAAGCGGTTTACCGGGTGTTGTTCAAACCGGCGTATTTCAACCGTTTTCACGTCCGTGGATTATCCGTTATTCTGACCATCCTTCTGTTATACAACAACAGTTTTTTCCCCATTCAGCAAGCCGTAGCGGGTTATTACAACACCCAGGGCGATTTGGCAACGGCCCGGCAGGATTATCGTCTGGCCGAAACTTTTTACCAGCAGGGGGTAACCTTCGAATTCCAGAATCATAAATCCAATTACGGGCTGGCTTCACTGGCTTGGATACAGGGTGATTTTGCGTCAGCGGCTCGGTTTTTCCGGCAGGCTTTGGCTAAGCAGCCCTCGCCCTACGCTTACGCTGGTCTGACGCGGAGTTTGATGAACGAAGAGCTGGCCTTTGACGCCTTTTTTACGGCTCGTGAAGCCCAGCAACGTTTCCCCAACAACGGCGAACTCTTGTCGAATCTCGCGTATCTGCACGCCAAGGCCAATGGCCTGGATTCGGCTCGTTACTACTACGAAAAAGCGATTGATTTAACCAATCAGTCCGGCGTACCCACCACGAACCTGATGGCTCTGTACTTGCGAAAAGGGGACTGGAAAGCCGCTGAAACGTTGGCGGAACAACGGGCTTCGGCGTATGTGCCGGTGCAGGTTAACCAGTCGGCTCTAGCCTTGATTACGGGAAAAACGACGGAGCCGTCACTTTCCATAAGCCGTGATTCGGTATTAACCCTGGCCGAATTCGCTCTACTTTCCAATGCGTCGCTGGCTCAGCTTAAAGCCGGGAAAACACCCTTCGTAACGGAAGCTGCTCTACAGACCTTCATTCAGAAAGAAAACAACGCCTCGTATGCGGACGATTTGCAGTATTTAAATGCCCTGCTTGCGTATTACCACGGCAATAAATTGCAGGGGCTTGACTTACTTTCCGCCCGGGCCATGGCCGATACGGCAGCCAGCGGCGATCGTTGGCGAAAACCACTGGCGGCGTTCTTGAACCGGGAAATTTCGCTAGAGCAGGAAGCCCCCAAAAGCTGGACGGGTGATGGTTCACAAGAACTAGTACGTAATCCGATCAATGTGAAAGTATTGCAGCGGTTTACGGCTGAAGCAAACCGACGAAATCAGCCCCAGCAGGCGTACAATGCATTGTTCAATGCTCTGCGTTACCGGGAGGATTCGCCCGAGATTTTAGAGCTTTACATCATCCAGTGCTTGGATATGGGACTGACCAACTATGCGGCCGATAAGCTACGTGTTCTTCAGGAAAACAATCCTGCGGCTTACGGACAGTTCTTACCTATGTATCAACAAAAGCTGGCTTTGATAGAGAAACGGCGAAATGACTTTCAGTAAGCAAGTGATGCGTTTCAGCGTACAGCTCCTTTATGCAGAAATAAAGTATAGGTTGCAGGTAGATAGCCCCGTATGATAAGCGGGGCTTATTTTTTAATTTCGGACCCCAATTCCGCCGAAGTATTCGTATCCAAAGAGTCAGTGTCGAACATTATTTTGCCCTTTCAGTACCGTTTGTTTTATAACTAAGCTTGGTACACGTATTTTACAGAAAATTAACCGTTGTTTATTCCCTTGACTAGGAAATCCGGTATTACTCCGCCACGTAAAAACCGATGTAAATGATCATAAGTAGGATTACCAGTGGATTAGGGAATCAGCTGTTTCAGTACGCTGTAGCCCGGCACCTGGCTTTAAAAAACCGAGCCCGCCTGTACCTGGATTTGAGCTATTTCATCCAGGAATACGCTACGGATACACCCCGTAAGTTTAAACTCAATCATTTTACGGTTCCGCTCCACTTACTGCAGGATTCTCCCTTGCTGTACGTCTCAAAAGCAACGAAGCTATTACCGAATCGGAGCTTGCCCCCGCTGTTTCGTTTTTTGAAAGAGCCTCATTTCCATTTTGATCCTACGATACTACAGACTCGGGCGGCTTGCATTACGCTCGATGGTTTCTGGCAATCCGAACGCTATTTTGCGGAAAGTGCAGCGATCATTCGTCAGGATTTAACGCTCAAGACGGTACCGAGTCCGGAATTTGAAGGATACGAAGAGCAGATCAAAGCCGCGGCGGTTCCGATTTCTGTGCACGTCCGCCGGGGTGATTACGTACACCACCCAGAGTTCAGCCAAACCTTTGGATTTCTAGGACTGGAGTATTACCAGCGGGCCTTGGCTCAATTGCATCAGCAAGTAGCCAATCCCCAATTTTACGTCTTCAGTGATGAACCTGATTGGGTACGCGAGAATCTTGATTTACCCGAAACGGCTGTTTTTGTACGAAATACTGGTCCGAATGCCGACGTGGCCGACCTGGTACTGATGAGTCGCTGCCAGCATCACATCATTGCCAATAGTTCGTTCAGTTGGTGGGGAGCCTGGTTGAATCCAAATCCGGCTAAACAGGTCATTGCTCCAGCCCGCTGGTATAAAAACCAACCCACCTGGGATACGAAAGACCTGGTACCATCCACTTGGATAAAAGTATAAATAGCTAATGCTCCACTCAACGAATGCATCGGCAACTGTTACTTATCCAAATTAATCGCTTCAGGAATTCGTATGTCTACCATATTTATTGATCATCAGAAATTTACTACGCAAAAATACGGAGGCATCAGTCGGTACTTTGCTACCATTCTGGAGGGTATCCGGCATACGGCTGATATGCAGTATCAACTCGGTGTTCTGCACACGAAGAATCATTACCTGCACGAGGAACCGTTACGGTTGAAAGGTCCGCTGTATGATCGCTTACTAAGTAAGAATCCCAATTACGATTATCAGCTAAACCAATACTACTGCAAGCAATTACTAAAGAAAAACGCGTTTGACGTTTTTCATCCTACCTACTATGATCCGTATTTTTTACCTTATTTGAAGAAGCCGTTGGTCGTTACCATTCACGACATGACCTACGAGCGGATGCCGGAATATTTCTGGGCACGGGATCCACTGACGCAACAGAAGCGATTGAATATCGAGCGGGCCGATGCCATTATTGCGATTTCTGAGACTACGAAAAAAGACTTACTGGACTTGTTTCCCGTTGATCCGGCTAAAGTACAGGTGATTTACCACGGCATGGAAGTGGAAAAACCACTCCAGGTACAAGCCCTGCCGAACCTGCCGGAATCGTACGTACTGTTTGTGGGAGATCGGAGTGGCTACAAAAATTTCTATCTGTTTTTCAATGCCTTCAAGGCGATAGCCTCGCGTATGCCGGATCTGCATTTGATTCTTACGGGTGGCGGCCCAATTCAAGTAGCCGAACGCGAGCTGATCCAACGATTAGGCTTAAGTAACCGCGTACGACACATAAATGCCACTGATCAAGAATTGAATTTTTTGTACCAGAATTCGCAGTTATTTGTGTATCCATCGCTTTACGAAGGCTTCGGATTACCGATTCTGGAAGCATTTAAAGCTGGTTGCCCCTTGTTACTTAGCGATACCGAATGTTTTCGTGAAGTAGCCGCTGACGCTGCCGTATACTTTAAAGCGACCGATCGTGATGATCTGATTCATGCCTTGGAAACGACACTGATGGATACCGAACTGAAAAAACAGCTTGTAGCCCGGGGAACGGAACGACTGAAACGTTTTCAACTGCGGGATTGCATTGATCAGACGCTGGCCGTGTACCGATCGCTGGCGTGAGCCCGAATATCTCCCATGAATATCATCGAAACCAAACAGATCCGCAAACGCTACGTAATGGGCACCGAAGTAGTAGAGGCCCTCAAAGAAATTACGATTGCCATTCAAAAAGGCGAATACGTGGCGTTTATGGGGCCGTCGGGTTCGGGCAAGAGTACGCTGATGAACATTGTGGGCTGTCTGGATACACCGACTTCGGGTTCGTATATTCTAAATGGTCACGACGTAAGTCGCATGGGTGAAAATGAATTGGCCGAAATCCGTAATAAAGAAATCGGCTTTGTCTTTCAGACGTTTAACCTATTACCTCGCCAAACGGCCCTTGAGAACGTGGCTTTGCCCTTGATTTATGCGGGATACTCCAAAGCGGATCGCATTGAAAAAGCTATGTTGACGCTGAAGGGCGTAGGGCTGGAAAACCGGGCTCATCACCGTCCCAACGAACTTTCGGGGGGCCAGCGACAACGCGTAGCGGTGGCTCGGGCACTGGTCAATGACCCTTCGATTCTACTCGCCGATGAGCCTACCGGAAACCTGGATACGAAGACCAGCTACGAAATCATGGATCTGTTTGATCAGTTGTATTCCAAAGGCAATACCATTGTTATGGTAACCCACGAAGAGGACATCGCTCAGTATTCGCACCGCATCATCCGGCTTCGCGATGGCGTTATTGAGAGCGACTTGATTAATCCAGAGGTACGTAAACCCACGTTGTCATAGATAGGGGATGTTTAATATGCACTTTTGAATCCCGTAAACGACTGAATGATGAAAAACTGGTTACGTTCCGAAGAAGTTATTCAATTTCTGATTTCCATTCTGGTCTTTAGCCAGATGGACTTTGCCTGGTGGGTGTTTCCGACGGTGCTGCTGATACCAGATCTTTCGATGCTGGGGTACGCGGTTTCGACCAAAATAGGAGCTTTCACATACAACTTAGGCCACCACAAAGGATTGGCTCTGGCGAT
Coding sequences within it:
- the tamL gene encoding translocation and assembly module lipoprotein TamL, with amino-acid sequence MKYSVYKGLLALAITTLIVSCNVKKYIPEKERLYSGTEIEMLPFEGVSKSDRKALQGELSSLARPKPNSQIFGFPYRVWLYYVIGEPKKDSSFRATLRRKLGQEPVFANSRSVVTNANIWKAFLQNEGYFHSEVAGKLEEKGYKAKGIYQVRVHRRYTLDSVRFITDTAWVGKDFKLSQEKTLLKPPVPYRLDNLKLERERISQEMKRKGYYYFSPEYVAILGDTNTNNYKAKLYLALKPEMPEAAARQYYIRNVYIYPNYTLNNAVQDTNRREAFRTTAGFQVVDSSRTYDERLFHNVIGFKPGRRYNSRVQDITLSRLINLGTFKFVRNRFAPDTQGDSTVLDVHYYLTPYPKKSLRAEIAGTSKSNSLAGSQLTLSWRNRNFFKRAELLTINATGGIEAQLGAGGQGVSNFSYGLNATLTFPRLVSPIAIDYDRRQVLPKTNLTLGYQAIVRRQFYRLNSFTGSFGYAFRGSSKVEHTLIPLSLTYVYVPTNSLGDLYYEAITDPTLAAQYIAIVQNQQLIPSSLYTLHFNSSPQSQARYSQQLIFNFEPAGNLAGLLFKDGNGDGQKKVFDVAFSQYVRADMDTRHYLRLTSSTTWASRVFAGAGIPYGNSSSLPFVKQYFVGGSTSIRAFRPRGIGPGRYLRPAGRTILLQDGGGDIKLEANTELRTKFNKFLQGALFVDAGNVWTYKDPTLYGETAVFSKDFLKEVAIGAGIGLRLDVTYFVLRFDLATPLRNPALAENERWVLDKINFRDRDWRKDNLILNIAVGYPF
- a CDS encoding phosphatase PAP2 family protein, whose product is MLRLLLLLCLYLGLHTGVYAQIDSTARKKPVWKSFIAPVTLMTAGLVTQGAISREVRREVRSAFPNFHTPADDYLQYVPTLVPLGLGALGVKGKHALKDQLILMVLSQGVAQSVTQGMKHLVRYPRPNGEDNLSFPSGHTTFAFTGAAVLAKEYGERSIWYSIGGYGVATGVASLRVINNEHWLADVLFSAGLSIAATEGVYHIYPWIQRKILRKLFRQKNMALMPYYSGSAYGVAMVMPL
- a CDS encoding DUF1599 domain-containing protein, which gives rise to MTQTEVEYRHVVATCKDLFLKKNRDYGTAWRILRLPSLTDQIYIKAQRIRQLQETGVSRVGEGITPEFIGIINYCLMALIQLRLADDPRMEIPTDELSALYDQEVNETIHLLLDKNHDYGEAWRMMRVASMTDIILMKLLRTKQIEDLGGQTLVSEGVDANYRDMINYSVFCLILMSQAQAEQ
- a CDS encoding tetratricopeptide repeat protein; translation: MQATTFWRAWPRSYQRLFYVSLFVFIAGLLGWTFFAFQGVDSVIHWDVLSELGEMPFVLDQFQAGGSSFQIPATAYALTEQFVASPMSVLHPVNDWICLALALLGCVLALAASTALPRLWYFGATTVLIILLSTLQLDAVWGRTDRLVTILVVAPLIGLSFYFQAFRTYASLSVRVVAFAVLVALILTLFCTVGKAIPADLLAFSYPAGIVLVVAFSFWVSFEIMIGLVWLATSQSGRNSLPNFAFLTLFYLGNLLLTQLHNTKMIDWNLLYVNPFVVFGISAILGIWGQKKRDDQEAASWPYAPQGSLLYLGLAAVSFSVLAYVNSTANDPAIEALEDAISYTHLTGGGLFFFYVFFNFGTLMRDGKAVYRVLFKPAYFNRFHVRGLSVILTILLLYNNSFFPIQQAVAGYYNTQGDLATARQDYRLAETFYQQGVTFEFQNHKSNYGLASLAWIQGDFASAARFFRQALAKQPSPYAYAGLTRSLMNEELAFDAFFTAREAQQRFPNNGELLSNLAYLHAKANGLDSARYYYEKAIDLTNQSGVPTTNLMALYLRKGDWKAAETLAEQRASAYVPVQVNQSALALITGKTTEPSLSISRDSVLTLAEFALLSNASLAQLKAGKTPFVTEAALQTFIQKENNASYADDLQYLNALLAYYHGNKLQGLDLLSARAMADTAASGDRWRKPLAAFLNREISLEQEAPKSWTGDGSQELVRNPINVKVLQRFTAEANRRNQPQQAYNALFNALRYREDSPEILELYIIQCLDMGLTNYAADKLRVLQENNPAAYGQFLPMYQQKLALIEKRRNDFQ
- a CDS encoding alpha-1,2-fucosyltransferase — encoded protein: MIISRITSGLGNQLFQYAVARHLALKNRARLYLDLSYFIQEYATDTPRKFKLNHFTVPLHLLQDSPLLYVSKATKLLPNRSLPPLFRFLKEPHFHFDPTILQTRAACITLDGFWQSERYFAESAAIIRQDLTLKTVPSPEFEGYEEQIKAAAVPISVHVRRGDYVHHPEFSQTFGFLGLEYYQRALAQLHQQVANPQFYVFSDEPDWVRENLDLPETAVFVRNTGPNADVADLVLMSRCQHHIIANSSFSWWGAWLNPNPAKQVIAPARWYKNQPTWDTKDLVPSTWIKV
- a CDS encoding glycosyltransferase family 4 protein translates to MSTIFIDHQKFTTQKYGGISRYFATILEGIRHTADMQYQLGVLHTKNHYLHEEPLRLKGPLYDRLLSKNPNYDYQLNQYYCKQLLKKNAFDVFHPTYYDPYFLPYLKKPLVVTIHDMTYERMPEYFWARDPLTQQKRLNIERADAIIAISETTKKDLLDLFPVDPAKVQVIYHGMEVEKPLQVQALPNLPESYVLFVGDRSGYKNFYLFFNAFKAIASRMPDLHLILTGGGPIQVAERELIQRLGLSNRVRHINATDQELNFLYQNSQLFVYPSLYEGFGLPILEAFKAGCPLLLSDTECFREVAADAAVYFKATDRDDLIHALETTLMDTELKKQLVARGTERLKRFQLRDCIDQTLAVYRSLA
- a CDS encoding ABC transporter ATP-binding protein, with product MNIIETKQIRKRYVMGTEVVEALKEITIAIQKGEYVAFMGPSGSGKSTLMNIVGCLDTPTSGSYILNGHDVSRMGENELAEIRNKEIGFVFQTFNLLPRQTALENVALPLIYAGYSKADRIEKAMLTLKGVGLENRAHHRPNELSGGQRQRVAVARALVNDPSILLADEPTGNLDTKTSYEIMDLFDQLYSKGNTIVMVTHEEDIAQYSHRIIRLRDGVIESDLINPEVRKPTLS